From the Malaclemys terrapin pileata isolate rMalTer1 chromosome 13, rMalTer1.hap1, whole genome shotgun sequence genome, one window contains:
- the LOC128847254 gene encoding uncharacterized protein LOC128847254 → MPAPRGRRAPAWSTPEVVDLLGLWGQGDVQAQLRNSRRNFDVYSQIARGMEEKGYDRDPQQCRVKIKELRQAYQKAKEANSRSGAEPQTCRFYKELHAILDGDSTSTAKHPVDTLGDLESQATGVNPEIEVMIKEEDDEEEEEYGAQATGGSGGVASQDFFLTPEQSSQSQQSSPGEPDAGEGTSAAANAALRASPSTPEERLGQVRRRKKRTREDMFQEVLRASRASEREQRAWRIMINDKMHRDSEDRRNGQQEMITLLREQTDMLRSLIELQAEHIRARLPLQPIENCIPGPPYTGLHVSSGPAAVPQALHPTEDYTQ, encoded by the exons ATGCCGGCTCCACGCGGCAGGCgggctcctgcctggagtacgccggaggtggtggatctcctgggcctgtggggacaGGGGGACGTGCAGGCACAGCTCCGAAACAGCCGTCGGAACTTCGACGTCTACAGCCAGATTGCTCggggcatggaggagaagggctaCGACAGGGatccgcagcagtgccgcgtaaaaatcaaggagctgcGGCAGGCCTACCAGAAGGCAAAGGAGGCAAATAGTCGCTCCGGTGCGGAGCCGCAGACGTGccgcttctacaaggagctgcacgCCATCCTCGACGGCGACTCCACCTCCACCGCCAAGCATcctgtggatactttgggggACCTGGAGTCACAGGCCACCGGAGTGAACCCTGAGATCGAGGTGATGATCAAGGAAGAGGatgacgaggaagaggaggagtatgGGGCACAGGCGACAGGGGGATCCGGCGGTGTGGCGAGCCAGGACTTCTTTTTGACTCCTGAgcagtctagccagtcccagcagtccaGCCCCGGTGAACCTGATGCAGGGGAGGGAACCTCTG CAGCTGCAAATGCGGCCTTGAGGGCCTCTCCATCCACCCCAGAGGAGCGGCtgggccaggtgaggaggagaaagaagaggacaagGGAAGACATGTTTCAGGAGGTCCTGCGAGCCTCCCGCGCTTCGGAGCGTGAGCAGAGGGCTTGGAGGATAATGATCAATGACAAAATGCACAGGGATAGCGAGGACAGGAGAAACGGGCAGCAAGAGATGATCACATTGCTCCGGGAGCAGACAGACATGCTGCGGTCTCTGATTGAACTTCAGGCCGAACACATCCGTGCtcgcctccccctgcagcccatagAGAACTGCATTCCGGGACCTCCCTATACTGGCCTCCATGTATCTTCTGGGCCCGCAGCAGTACCCCAGGCACTCCACCCCACGGAAGATTACACACAATGA
- the LOC128847246 gene encoding zinc finger protein RFP-like isoform X1, with the protein MAAANPAKTLQDELTCPICLEYFKDPVSLDCDHSFCRACITQCWEGFDTDVSCPQCREIFPQRNLRLNRQLRNIVEAARELRLQTAKEPEPERLCEKHKEPLKLFCKEDEIPICLVCDRSKEHRDHTVIPAEEAAEEFKRKTLTKRQKIVSEFQQLRQFLEEQERLLLAQLEKLDEEIVKIQNENITKLSEEISCLSELISEMEGKCQKPTSEFLQDVRSTLGRCEKGKFQQPEEISPELEERISGFSQKTIALLETVRKFKDTLPSALETKRVNVTLDPDTVHPQLVLSEDWKSVRWEETWQDLPDNPERFDTEPCVLGCEGFTSGRHCWEVELGCGGGWFVGVARESVRRKGQISPEEGIWGVGYVLDQFWALTSPATPLPLSRAPSRIRVCLDCDRGQVTFIDAGDKAPIFTFPPGSVPGERIRPWLWVLGEGSRLCLCP; encoded by the exons ATGGCTGCTGCGAATCcagcaaaaactctccaggatGAACTGACCTGTCCCATCTGTCTGGAGTATTTTAAAGATCCGGTGTCTCTCGACTGTGATCACAGTTTCTGCCGAGCCTGCATcacccagtgctgggagggattCGATACAGACGTCTCCtgccctcagtgcagagagaTCTTTCCCCAGAGGAACCTCAGGCTGAACAGGCAGCTCAGGAATATTGTGGAAGCAGCCAGAGAACTCAGGTTGCAGACAGCGAAGGAACCAGAACCAGAGAGACTGTGTGAGAAACACAAGGAGCCTCTAAAACTGTTCTGCAAAGAGGATGAAATCCCCATCTGCCTGGTGTGTGACAGATCCAAGGAGCACAGAGATCACACCGTCATTCCTGCAGAGGAAGCTGCGGAAGAATTTAAG AGAAAGACACTAACCAAGAGACAGAAGATTGTGTCTGAATTTCAGCAACTGCGGCAATTCCTGGAGGAACAAGAGCGACTCctgctggcccagctggagaagcTGGACGAGGAGATTGTGAAGATACAGAATGAAAATATCACCAAACTCTCGGAGGAGATTTCCTGTCTCAGTGAGCTGATCAGTGAGATGGAGGGGAAGTGTCAGAAGCCAACAAGTGAATTCCTGCAG GATGTCAGAAGCACCTTGGGCAg GTGTGAGAAGGGGAAGTTCCAACAGCCAGAGGAGATTTCTCCTGAACTAGAAGAGCGAATCAGTGGTTTCTCCCAGAAAACTATTGCACTATTGGAGACTGTGAGGAAGTTCAAAG ACACTCTGCCGTCTGCACTGGAGACAAAAAGAG tgaacgtgactctggatccagacacggtTCATCCCCAACTTGTCCTGTCTGAGGATTGGAAAAGTGTGAGATGGGAAGAAACATGGCAGGATCTGCCTGACAATCCTGAAAGATTTGACActgagccctgtgtgctgggctgtgagggattcacctccgggagacattgctgggaggtggagctgggttgtgggggaggctggtttgtgggggtggccagagagtctgtgaggaGGAAGGGACAGATCAGCCCTgaggaggggatctggggtgTGGGGTATGTGTTGGATCAGTtctgggctctcacctcccctgcgacccccctgcccctgagccgGGCCCCCAGCAGGATCCGGGTTTGTCTGGACTGTGACCGGGGGCAGGTGACATTTATCGATGCTGGTGACAAGGCCCCGATCTTCACTTTCCCGCCGGGCTCCGTCCCTGGGGAGAGAATCCGACCCTggctctgggtgctgggggaaggaTCCCGGCTCTGCCTGTGTCCCTGa
- the LOC128847246 gene encoding zinc finger protein RFP-like isoform X2, with amino-acid sequence MAAANPAKTLQDELTCPICLEYFKDPVSLDCDHSFCRACITQCWEGFDTDVSCPQCREIFPQRNLRLNRQLRNIVEAARELRLQTAKEPEPERLCEKHKEPLKLFCKEDEIPICLVCDRSKEHRDHTVIPAEEAAEEFKEKIQAHLQTLREEREKLLGCKVSVETRSQEYLRKTLTKRQKIVSEFQQLRQFLEEQERLLLAQLEKLDEEIVKIQNENITKLSEEISCLSELISEMEGKCQKPTSEFLQDVRSTLGRCEKGKFQQPEEISPELEERISGFSQKTIALLETVRKFKDTLPSALETKRVNVTLDPDTVHPQLVLSEDWKSVRWEETWQDLPDNPERFDTEPCVLGCEGFTSGRHCWEVELGCGGGWFVGVARESVRRKGQISPEEGIWGVGYVLDQFWALTSPATPLPLSRAPSRIRVCLDCDRGQVTFIDAGDKAPIFTFPPGSVPGERIRPWLWVLGEGSRLCLCP; translated from the exons ATGGCTGCTGCGAATCcagcaaaaactctccaggatGAACTGACCTGTCCCATCTGTCTGGAGTATTTTAAAGATCCGGTGTCTCTCGACTGTGATCACAGTTTCTGCCGAGCCTGCATcacccagtgctgggagggattCGATACAGACGTCTCCtgccctcagtgcagagagaTCTTTCCCCAGAGGAACCTCAGGCTGAACAGGCAGCTCAGGAATATTGTGGAAGCAGCCAGAGAACTCAGGTTGCAGACAGCGAAGGAACCAGAACCAGAGAGACTGTGTGAGAAACACAAGGAGCCTCTAAAACTGTTCTGCAAAGAGGATGAAATCCCCATCTGCCTGGTGTGTGACAGATCCAAGGAGCACAGAGATCACACCGTCATTCCTGCAGAGGAAGCTGCGGAAGAATTTAAG GAAAAGATTCAGGCCCATTTGCAGActctgagggaagagagagaaaagctgctgGGATGTAAAGTGAGTGTAGAGACGAGAAGCCAGGAATATCTG AGAAAGACACTAACCAAGAGACAGAAGATTGTGTCTGAATTTCAGCAACTGCGGCAATTCCTGGAGGAACAAGAGCGACTCctgctggcccagctggagaagcTGGACGAGGAGATTGTGAAGATACAGAATGAAAATATCACCAAACTCTCGGAGGAGATTTCCTGTCTCAGTGAGCTGATCAGTGAGATGGAGGGGAAGTGTCAGAAGCCAACAAGTGAATTCCTGCAG GATGTCAGAAGCACCTTGGGCAg GTGTGAGAAGGGGAAGTTCCAACAGCCAGAGGAGATTTCTCCTGAACTAGAAGAGCGAATCAGTGGTTTCTCCCAGAAAACTATTGCACTATTGGAGACTGTGAGGAAGTTCAAAG ACACTCTGCCGTCTGCACTGGAGACAAAAAGAG tgaacgtgactctggatccagacacggtTCATCCCCAACTTGTCCTGTCTGAGGATTGGAAAAGTGTGAGATGGGAAGAAACATGGCAGGATCTGCCTGACAATCCTGAAAGATTTGACActgagccctgtgtgctgggctgtgagggattcacctccgggagacattgctgggaggtggagctgggttgtgggggaggctggtttgtgggggtggccagagagtctgtgaggaGGAAGGGACAGATCAGCCCTgaggaggggatctggggtgTGGGGTATGTGTTGGATCAGTtctgggctctcacctcccctgcgacccccctgcccctgagccgGGCCCCCAGCAGGATCCGGGTTTGTCTGGACTGTGACCGGGGGCAGGTGACATTTATCGATGCTGGTGACAAGGCCCCGATCTTCACTTTCCCGCCGGGCTCCGTCCCTGGGGAGAGAATCCGACCCTggctctgggtgctgggggaaggaTCCCGGCTCTGCCTGTGTCCCTGa